TTTATTTTTCTTGTGGTTATCTGCCACCAGTAATAAATAAATTAATAATTCTAATGTAATAAAAATAACAGAGACCGGTTTCATTAAGCTTAGCTGTTGTTTCCTTGAGAGAGTTTTTTCTTTTTTAAAGCAAAAATCAGAATACTCAAAGAAAACATAATTAATAGCCCTGTGATAAACCACTGTAAACCTCCCGTAAGCATCCCTCCAACATAAGAGTAAACGAGGGTTGCAGGTAGCTGCCCTATTCCAGTGGCTATTAGGAATGTCCTTACTTTAATTGAGGTTAACCCCGCTGCATAGCTAATAATGTCAAACGAGATGAACGGTAACAGGCGGCAAATCAAGATGGTGTGTTTGCCATAACGTTCAAAAAAACGATCGCTACTGTCTAAGGCCTTTTCAGAGACAAATTT
This is a stretch of genomic DNA from Hafnia alvei. It encodes these proteins:
- a CDS encoding TVP38/TMEM64 family protein gives rise to the protein MMWFEPVRHQLKVLWVLFSSLDVNAMMEYLRSFGPWAMGVSFLLMIFQAIAAPLPAFLITFANAALFGWWQGALLSWCSSMVAAWLCFVLARWLGRDTIEKFVSEKALDSSDRFFERYGKHTILICRLLPFISFDIISYAAGLTSIKVRTFLIATGIGQLPATLVYSYVGGMLTGGLQWFITGLLIMFSLSILIFALKKKKLSQGNNS